The following coding sequences lie in one Lysobacter capsici genomic window:
- a CDS encoding HEAT repeat domain-containing protein has translation MHDLKSETRRFRDWATGLAARDGQWECVYEGWSAWYEAVLAWLAGCPERTASAEDVDRVLYAIARDNDARYLARELRKRYPDALPWLTRIALVHGETDARWQLAVELGQLTRNDEVETLLLALAGDEDEYVRRRAVRSLAALGVPAAEALACGEWHRVDDNQQWARMSALECLRALKSPRLAALLDDALQDVRPHLRQFAQRLREHDGGTAEVG, from the coding sequence ATGCATGACTTGAAGTCGGAAACCCGGCGATTTCGCGATTGGGCCACCGGCCTGGCGGCGCGCGACGGTCAGTGGGAATGCGTGTACGAGGGATGGTCGGCCTGGTATGAGGCCGTTCTGGCCTGGCTTGCCGGATGCCCGGAGCGAACAGCATCTGCAGAGGATGTCGACCGGGTCCTGTATGCGATCGCCCGCGACAACGATGCCCGCTACTTGGCCCGCGAACTCCGCAAGCGCTATCCCGATGCGCTGCCGTGGCTCACGCGCATCGCACTCGTACACGGCGAGACCGACGCGCGTTGGCAGTTGGCGGTCGAATTAGGGCAATTGACCCGCAACGACGAAGTCGAGACCTTGTTGCTGGCCCTGGCCGGCGATGAAGACGAGTACGTGCGCCGTCGCGCGGTCCGTTCGCTGGCCGCGCTCGGCGTGCCGGCGGCGGAAGCGTTGGCCTGCGGCGAATGGCATCGCGTCGACGACAACCAGCAGTGGGCGCGGATGTCGGCCTTGGAGTGTCTGCGAGCGTTGAAGTCGCCGCGTCTGGCGGCGTTGCTGGACGATGCCTTGCAGGACGTGCGGCCGCATCTTCGCCAATTCGCTCAACGGTTGCGCGAGCACGACGGCGGGACGGCCGAAGTGGGGTAG
- a CDS encoding CPCC family cysteine-rich protein yields the protein MTLDPQGSLLHCPCCGRKTLGERGGYEICPVCGWEDDGQDDDTADEVRGGPNGASSLTQARANYRQFGASGRDCLTRVRPPRADE from the coding sequence ATGACTTTGGACCCGCAAGGCTCGCTTTTGCATTGCCCCTGTTGCGGCCGCAAAACCCTCGGCGAACGTGGCGGATACGAAATCTGCCCGGTCTGCGGCTGGGAGGACGACGGCCAGGACGACGACACCGCCGACGAAGTACGCGGCGGCCCCAATGGCGCGTCGAGTCTGACGCAGGCGCGCGCCAATTATCGCCAGTTCGGCGCCTCGGGCCGCGATTGCCTGACCCGTGTGCGACCGCCACGAGCGGATGAGTGA
- a CDS encoding cysteine hydrolase family protein yields MRISTFLGLATLSIAGIGAADAATTPSEPHPTIRAIAGAAPVSKLQASKTALLVIDFQNEYFAGGRMPLPDGDAALRQTRRLLEFADRHRIAVVHVQHVLPAGAPLFADGGNTVKFHAAMQPRRGEPVVRKDTVSVFAGASAGAIEQALKGAGADTLIIAGLQTHACVAGAARDAAAKGYKVVVASDASATRDLALRDGTRIDHKQLHASALAEIEDTFGDVMTTDRIIALPVD; encoded by the coding sequence ATGCGAATTTCCACCTTCCTCGGACTTGCCACGCTTTCGATCGCCGGCATCGGCGCGGCCGATGCCGCGACTACGCCAAGCGAACCGCACCCGACCATCCGCGCCATCGCGGGCGCCGCCCCCGTCTCGAAGCTGCAGGCCAGCAAGACGGCGCTGCTGGTGATCGACTTCCAGAACGAATACTTCGCCGGCGGGCGCATGCCCCTCCCCGACGGCGACGCCGCGCTGCGGCAAACCCGTCGCCTGCTGGAATTCGCCGACCGCCATCGCATCGCGGTCGTTCACGTCCAGCACGTCCTGCCCGCCGGCGCGCCGCTGTTCGCCGACGGCGGCAACACGGTGAAGTTCCACGCGGCGATGCAGCCCCGCCGCGGCGAGCCGGTCGTGCGGAAGGATACGGTCAGCGTGTTCGCCGGCGCCTCGGCCGGCGCGATCGAGCAGGCGTTGAAGGGCGCCGGTGCCGACACCTTGATCATCGCCGGCCTGCAGACCCATGCCTGCGTGGCCGGCGCGGCGCGCGACGCGGCCGCCAAGGGCTACAAAGTCGTCGTCGCCTCCGACGCCAGCGCCACCCGCGACCTGGCGCTGCGCGACGGCACGCGAATCGACCATAAGCAGCTGCACGCGTCGGCGCTGGCCGAAATCGAAGACACCTTCGGCGATGTCATGACCACCGACCGGATCATCGCCCTGCCGGTCGACTGA
- a CDS encoding LysR family transcriptional regulator yields MDQLSAMRAYRSIVESGSFTQAAERLGTTHTSISRLLGQLEKHLGVRLLNRNSRSLTTTEAGAHYYRDCIDILERMDAAQQRLKYDPSLPSGVLRLSLPHAVGALELGQWLPGFAQRHPQIHLDISCDDRIVDLVKGGFNMAIRISGPLADSSLVARELAVSDRVLVAAPQYIAHHGLPRTTGDFQNHQLLAYAGDGPTLQLTSHRGEVASVKTGDRLRLDSILSLHAAAMAGQGIAALTYLTVHQDLAAGRLLRLLPQHHAGQRHYFAIYPHARQLTPKVRAFTEFMRAHYAAARQGDSAN; encoded by the coding sequence ATGGATCAGTTGTCAGCCATGCGCGCCTATCGCAGCATCGTCGAATCCGGCAGTTTCACCCAGGCCGCCGAGCGCCTCGGCACCACCCACACCTCGATCTCCCGCCTGCTCGGGCAATTGGAAAAGCACCTGGGCGTGCGCCTGCTCAACCGCAACAGCCGCAGCCTCACCACCACCGAGGCCGGCGCGCACTACTACCGCGATTGCATCGACATCCTCGAACGCATGGACGCCGCGCAACAACGCCTCAAGTACGACCCGTCGCTGCCGTCGGGCGTGTTGCGCCTGAGCCTGCCGCATGCGGTCGGCGCGCTCGAACTGGGGCAGTGGTTGCCGGGCTTCGCGCAACGCCATCCGCAAATCCACCTGGATATCTCCTGCGACGATCGCATCGTCGATCTGGTCAAGGGCGGTTTCAACATGGCCATCCGCATCTCCGGCCCGCTGGCCGACAGCAGCCTGGTCGCGCGCGAACTCGCGGTGTCCGACCGGGTGCTGGTGGCCGCGCCGCAGTACATCGCGCATCACGGCCTGCCGCGCACCACCGGCGACTTCCAGAACCATCAACTGCTGGCCTATGCCGGCGACGGCCCGACCCTGCAACTGACCTCGCACCGCGGCGAAGTGGCGTCGGTGAAAACCGGCGACCGGCTGCGGCTGGACTCGATCCTGTCGCTGCATGCCGCGGCGATGGCCGGACAGGGCATCGCCGCATTGACCTACTTGACCGTCCACCAGGATCTCGCCGCCGGCCGCCTGCTGCGCCTGCTGCCGCAGCACCACGCCGGCCAGCGCCACTACTTCGCGATCTACCCGCACGCACGTCAGCTGACGCCCAAGGTGCGCGCCTTCACCGAGTTCATGCGCGCGCATTACGCGGCGGCGCGGCAAGGCGATAGCGCAAACTAG
- a CDS encoding alpha/beta hydrolase, with protein MTGLLVLSGCVLHVSEKNIVQAKPGAAIESGTSADGAWTIQALSLSVEPGVALRGAIFQRPGSVATVLYFGGNGFVLSKHYRYVLRIYKDLPVDVVAFDHRGYGGSTGLASLDAMMADAPLLYDYTRALPTVAAKPLIVHGHSLGSFVAGEVARQRALDGLVLESSATSAETWASGFADASLWVRKGVVDASLAGRGNLSVMATLDEPVLIVSGADDTTTRPAMAKALFEAAAVADNRKVLLVVPGHGHMDASLSTDYVEAFDRLYLTDARRAGPKN; from the coding sequence ATGACAGGCCTGCTTGTGCTCAGTGGCTGCGTGCTGCACGTTTCCGAGAAGAACATCGTCCAGGCGAAACCCGGAGCGGCGATCGAATCGGGCACCAGCGCCGACGGCGCGTGGACCATCCAGGCGCTGTCGCTGTCGGTCGAACCCGGCGTGGCGCTGCGAGGCGCGATCTTTCAACGGCCCGGGTCGGTCGCGACCGTGCTGTATTTCGGCGGCAACGGCTTCGTCCTCAGCAAGCATTACCGGTACGTGCTGCGGATCTACAAGGACCTGCCCGTCGATGTCGTGGCCTTCGATCATCGCGGTTACGGCGGCAGCACCGGCCTTGCGTCGCTGGACGCGATGATGGCCGATGCGCCGTTGCTTTACGACTACACCCGGGCACTGCCGACGGTCGCGGCGAAGCCGCTGATCGTTCACGGGCATTCGCTGGGCAGTTTCGTCGCCGGCGAAGTCGCCAGGCAGCGCGCGCTCGACGGATTGGTGCTGGAGTCGTCGGCGACCTCGGCGGAAACGTGGGCGAGCGGTTTCGCCGATGCCTCGCTCTGGGTCCGCAAAGGCGTGGTGGATGCCAGCCTCGCGGGCCGCGGCAACCTGAGCGTGATGGCGACGCTGGACGAACCCGTCCTCATCGTGTCGGGCGCGGACGACACGACCACGCGGCCCGCGATGGCGAAAGCGCTGTTCGAGGCCGCGGCCGTTGCCGATAACCGCAAGGTCCTGCTTGTGGTCCCGGGCCATGGCCATATGGACGCATCGCTGAGCACCGACTATGTCGAGGCGTTCGATCGGCTGTACTTGACCGATGCACGCCGAGCCGGCCCGAAGAACTAG
- a CDS encoding ankyrin repeat domain-containing protein, whose amino-acid sequence MNTISAENSIAAAVVDAIQAGDLETLQRLLTTHPDLATCTIAAGDPNGSQRTLLHIVTDWPGHYPNGAQTVKVLVAAGSDVNARFVGAHRETPLHWAASCDDVAVLDALLDAGADIDAAGAVIGGGPPLADATAFKQWRAAHRLVERGARITLADAATLGLMDRVRAMVDAVPAPPQDVLDGAFWSACHGGQRDAAQYLLDRGADVNWWAPWEPMTPLDAAEEGEYGELVAWLKARGATSAAEGRR is encoded by the coding sequence ATGAATACGATCAGTGCGGAGAACTCAATCGCTGCCGCTGTCGTCGATGCGATCCAGGCCGGCGATCTGGAAACGTTGCAGCGGTTGTTGACGACGCATCCCGACCTCGCCACTTGCACGATCGCCGCCGGCGATCCCAACGGATCGCAACGCACGCTGCTGCACATCGTCACCGACTGGCCGGGGCACTACCCGAATGGTGCGCAGACCGTGAAGGTTCTGGTGGCGGCCGGCTCCGATGTGAATGCCCGGTTCGTTGGCGCGCATCGGGAAACCCCGTTGCACTGGGCGGCGAGCTGCGACGACGTGGCGGTGCTCGACGCGTTGCTTGACGCCGGCGCGGATATCGATGCGGCGGGTGCGGTGATCGGCGGTGGCCCGCCGCTCGCCGATGCGACCGCGTTCAAACAGTGGCGCGCCGCGCATCGGCTGGTCGAACGCGGCGCACGGATCACGCTGGCGGATGCGGCGACGCTCGGGTTGATGGATCGGGTGAGGGCGATGGTCGACGCCGTGCCCGCGCCGCCGCAGGATGTGCTCGACGGGGCGTTCTGGAGTGCTTGCCACGGCGGCCAGCGCGATGCGGCGCAGTATCTGCTCGACCGCGGCGCCGACGTGAATTGGTGGGCGCCGTGGGAACCCATGACGCCGCTCGACGCGGCCGAGGAGGGCGAGTACGGCGAGCTGGTTGCATGGCTCAAGGCGCGCGGAGCAACGTCGGCGGCCGAGGGCCGTCGATAG
- a CDS encoding VOC family protein, which translates to MELGAFSVSLTVKDIEASRSFYEKLGFSPMAGDQAQGWLILRNGSTVIGLFRGMFDKNILTFNPGWDQSASPLASFTDVRDVQKSLDAQGVDIATRADPDSKGPAHIVLSDPDGNVIMLDQHV; encoded by the coding sequence ATGGAACTCGGCGCATTCTCTGTGAGCCTGACGGTGAAGGACATCGAGGCGTCGCGATCGTTCTACGAGAAGCTCGGCTTTTCGCCGATGGCCGGCGATCAGGCGCAGGGATGGCTGATCCTGCGCAACGGTTCGACCGTGATCGGCCTATTTCGCGGAATGTTCGACAAGAACATCCTCACCTTCAATCCCGGTTGGGATCAAAGCGCAAGCCCGCTGGCCTCGTTCACGGATGTGCGGGACGTGCAGAAATCGCTCGATGCGCAGGGCGTCGATATCGCGACTCGTGCCGACCCGGACAGCAAAGGACCGGCGCATATCGTCCTGTCCGATCCCGATGGCAACGTGATCATGCTCGATCAACACGTCTGA
- a CDS encoding VOC family protein → MHHSRLCALLIDCNTPDIDQAARFWADALGRPIDPDHPGTRGNYRMLETPPDEPIVQIQKVEHDSRVHIDIETDDIPAEVARLEALGARVVDRLERWVVMQAPTGQRFCVVRVQRPGFPGNATAWD, encoded by the coding sequence ATGCACCACTCCCGTCTTTGTGCGCTGTTGATCGATTGCAACACGCCGGACATCGATCAGGCTGCCCGGTTCTGGGCCGACGCACTGGGCCGGCCGATCGATCCCGATCATCCGGGAACCCGCGGCAACTACCGCATGCTGGAAACGCCGCCGGACGAGCCGATCGTGCAGATCCAGAAGGTCGAGCACGACAGCCGGGTCCATATCGATATCGAAACCGACGACATTCCCGCGGAGGTGGCGCGGCTGGAGGCGCTCGGTGCGCGCGTGGTGGATCGGCTGGAGCGCTGGGTGGTGATGCAGGCGCCGACCGGGCAGCGGTTCTGCGTGGTGCGGGTTCAGCGGCCCGGGTTTCCCGGGAACGCAACCGCCTGGGATTGA
- a CDS encoding GDSL-type esterase/lipase family protein: protein MLTIPLTADLIHGLLDLEPTDQGLQPHRLPTWARGQCPDPQLAMVEAQPAGGRLSFHTAATIVELDAWPMRRNFAGLPPRPVGVFDLVVDGALFAQASVRGGELTTVDMVTGQTRSESVPAEPIRFDGLPEGIKRIDLWLPHNETTRLRALRANAPVTAVAREGRMQWLHYGSSISQGSNAASPTGTWPAVAASLADVDLVNLGLGGSALLDPFVARTIRDRPADAISLKIGINLVNMDAMRMRAFAPAVHGFIDTIRDGHPATPLLIVSPIACPIHEDTPGPGAFDIDALRRGEVRFRATGDPAERAAGKLTLNAIRGELRAIVDRRAAADPNLFYLDGRRLYGEADGASLPLPDDLHPDAATHRVMGQRFAQIVFADDGLLGGRG, encoded by the coding sequence ATGCTGACGATCCCGCTCACTGCCGACCTCATCCACGGCCTGCTCGATCTGGAGCCCACCGACCAAGGCCTGCAGCCTCACCGTCTGCCCACCTGGGCCCGCGGCCAATGCCCGGACCCGCAACTGGCGATGGTCGAAGCGCAACCCGCCGGCGGCCGGCTGTCGTTCCACACGGCCGCGACGATCGTCGAGCTGGACGCGTGGCCCATGCGCCGCAACTTCGCCGGTTTGCCGCCGCGTCCTGTTGGGGTCTTCGACCTGGTGGTGGACGGCGCGCTGTTCGCGCAGGCGTCGGTGCGCGGAGGCGAATTGACGACGGTGGACATGGTCACGGGGCAGACGCGCAGCGAGTCGGTGCCGGCCGAGCCGATCCGCTTCGACGGGCTGCCCGAAGGGATCAAGCGCATCGACCTGTGGCTGCCGCATAACGAGACCACGCGGCTGCGCGCGCTGCGTGCCAACGCGCCGGTGACCGCGGTCGCGCGCGAGGGGCGCATGCAATGGCTGCATTACGGCAGCTCGATCAGCCAGGGCTCGAACGCGGCGAGCCCGACCGGGACGTGGCCGGCGGTGGCCGCGTCGTTGGCGGACGTGGATCTGGTCAATCTCGGCCTGGGCGGCAGCGCGCTGCTCGATCCGTTCGTCGCGCGCACGATCCGCGATCGACCGGCCGATGCCATCAGCCTGAAGATCGGCATCAACCTGGTGAACATGGACGCGATGCGGATGCGCGCGTTCGCGCCCGCGGTGCATGGCTTCATCGATACGATCCGCGACGGGCATCCGGCCACGCCGCTGTTGATCGTCTCGCCGATTGCGTGCCCCATCCACGAGGACACGCCGGGTCCGGGTGCGTTCGATATCGATGCGCTGCGACGCGGCGAAGTGCGGTTTCGTGCCACCGGCGATCCGGCCGAGCGCGCGGCCGGCAAATTGACGCTCAACGCCATCCGCGGCGAACTGCGTGCGATCGTCGACCGGCGCGCGGCGGCCGACCCGAATCTGTTTTATCTCGACGGCCGTCGCCTGTATGGCGAGGCCGACGGCGCGTCCCTGCCTCTGCCCGACGATCTGCATCCGGATGCGGCGACGCATCGGGTGATGGGGCAGCGTTTCGCGCAAATCGTGTTCGCCGACGATGGGTTGCTGGGCGGACGAGGTTGA
- a CDS encoding Ig-like domain-containing protein has translation MTGILLSGFLLAAWLSPAHAQNVSCAGIAEWNASTIYNAGSKLVYQGRLYQATMSIWNTPPTHCPSCGYYQDLGTCSAGGNTPPTVTLTAPANGASFTAGATITATANAADANGTVTQVQFFRGGTSLGIDTTSPYSATWSNAAAGSYAITAVATDNAGATTTSAAANITVNSGTPDTTAPSVPAGLVAASVTSSSVNLSWNASTDNAGGSGVAGYDVYRNGTLVGSPTGTSFSDTGLTASTAYTYRVRARDNAGNASAQGTQISATTSGGGGGDNTLPKHALVGYWHNFTNPSGPTIPISQVSNDYDVIVVAFGDDAGNGAVSFTVDPGAGTEAQFRADVAAARARGKKVVLSLGGQNGTVTLNNATQVTNFVNSMEDLIRYYGFDGVDIDLESGAGVYHGAAVQTNLVTAIKQLNTRIGPSFYLSMAPEHPYVQGGYAAYSGIWGAYLPIIDGLRQELDLIHVQYYNNGALYSPYSQTGLAEGSVDMLVGASLMLIEGFRTNNGTGVAFNGLRPDQVAFGLPSGPSSANSGLASQATITSALNCLTRLQNCGTIRPQQAYPTFRGVMTWSVNWDRRDGFIFSRPVRATLNSLP, from the coding sequence TTGACAGGAATCTTGCTGTCCGGCTTTTTGCTGGCAGCGTGGCTGTCGCCCGCGCACGCACAGAACGTCAGCTGCGCGGGGATCGCCGAATGGAACGCGTCCACCATCTATAACGCCGGCAGCAAGCTCGTCTATCAAGGGCGGCTGTACCAGGCGACGATGTCGATCTGGAACACGCCGCCCACGCACTGCCCCAGCTGCGGCTATTACCAGGATCTGGGCACCTGCAGCGCGGGCGGCAACACGCCGCCGACGGTCACGCTGACCGCACCGGCGAACGGCGCGAGCTTCACCGCGGGCGCCACCATCACCGCCACGGCGAATGCCGCCGATGCCAACGGCACCGTCACCCAGGTGCAGTTCTTCCGTGGCGGCACATCGCTGGGTATCGATACCACCTCCCCGTACAGCGCGACCTGGAGCAATGCCGCCGCCGGCAGCTACGCGATCACCGCGGTCGCCACCGACAACGCGGGCGCCACCACCACGTCCGCGGCGGCCAACATCACCGTCAATAGCGGGACGCCCGACACCACCGCGCCCAGCGTGCCGGCCGGATTGGTCGCGGCGTCGGTGACCTCGTCCAGCGTCAACCTGAGCTGGAACGCCTCCACCGACAACGCAGGCGGTAGCGGCGTCGCCGGCTACGACGTCTACCGCAACGGCACGCTGGTCGGCTCGCCCACCGGCACGTCCTTCAGCGACACCGGCCTGACCGCGTCCACGGCCTACACCTACCGCGTGCGCGCCCGCGACAACGCCGGCAACGCATCCGCGCAAGGCACGCAGATCAGCGCGACCACCAGCGGCGGCGGTGGCGGCGACAACACCCTGCCGAAGCATGCGCTGGTCGGGTACTGGCATAACTTCACCAATCCGTCCGGCCCGACCATCCCGATCAGCCAGGTCTCCAACGACTACGACGTCATCGTGGTCGCCTTCGGCGACGATGCCGGCAACGGCGCCGTCAGCTTCACGGTCGATCCGGGCGCGGGCACCGAAGCGCAGTTCCGGGCCGACGTGGCCGCGGCGCGCGCGCGCGGCAAGAAGGTCGTGCTGTCGCTGGGCGGCCAGAACGGCACGGTGACGTTGAACAACGCGACGCAGGTGACCAACTTCGTCAACAGCATGGAGGACCTGATCCGCTACTACGGGTTCGACGGCGTGGACATCGACCTGGAAAGCGGCGCGGGCGTCTACCACGGCGCGGCCGTGCAGACCAACCTGGTCACGGCCATCAAGCAGCTCAACACGCGCATCGGCCCGTCGTTCTACCTGTCGATGGCGCCCGAGCACCCGTATGTGCAGGGCGGCTATGCCGCGTACAGCGGGATCTGGGGCGCCTACCTGCCGATCATCGACGGCCTGCGCCAGGAGCTGGACCTGATCCACGTGCAGTACTACAACAACGGCGCGCTGTATTCGCCGTACAGCCAGACTGGCTTGGCCGAAGGTTCGGTCGACATGCTGGTCGGCGCCAGCCTGATGCTGATCGAAGGGTTCAGGACCAACAACGGCACCGGCGTCGCCTTCAACGGCCTGCGGCCGGACCAGGTGGCGTTCGGCCTGCCCTCGGGCCCGTCCTCAGCCAACAGCGGACTGGCGTCGCAGGCCACCATCACCAGTGCATTGAACTGCCTGACGCGGCTGCAGAACTGCGGAACCATCCGGCCGCAGCAGGCCTATCCCACCTTCCGCGGCGTGATGACGTGGTCGGTTAATTGGGATCGGCGTGATGGGTTTATTTTCTCTCGGCCGGTGCGGGCTACGTTGAATAGCTTGCCTTGA
- a CDS encoding restriction endonuclease, whose amino-acid sequence MSDVRHLIFSVPDDWSNDDKGDFYEEFIVEILKPMRLSSERRLRVTGMELDILAKGEDQPINILVECKAHRDAISADVITKLMGNVQIRKADRGWLFTTSDLTKDGRGLWQEIQNDPEHARKFTWYSPSKTIDVLISQRSIVHPVSLAGGLAGWDLGDWSLIVTPGKRSWLVELLEDGLPAKYCVFDARAGSPLGLRESQVVAEASARFSALQVIQAADVPNAKQLAPVVRAPVAKVISGDTWEDPRPARPIDFVGRDDVIKSISSFIGQVRQGETSTRSFAVQAPSGWGKSSLTLKLVQSAASGAIERCSVTAIDSRSANTAAFVAEALRLTLKEALGSVAGKKNSLKINSLREPLDSQDVKTALAQLKAESRVAVLLFDQFEELFAKEALFEVFNAVRDLSLDIDAAQAPLILGFAWKTDVSLPQQHPAYHLWHQLADRRRSFKVGEFKRGEIIRVVSKAEKAIGKTLSRVLRSRLAEQCQGLPWLLKKLLVHVLQRVSTPESQYLLLERELDIEQLFKEDLEQLQEEHIRCLRFVAAKAPITVAEVEESFSREATNLLINQHLLVRSGMNYVIYWDIFRDYLVDEKVPQIPWTRTFQRTPPVALKAVRALNDYGPLSAGGLGVHLELKEGPTFNLLGDLVALQLVDADGSGNYRVASHLGDISADTLASVVRRQLQRHVVARAIERAWGKEKVFPYDEWLSFFDRQQPRSAPLSQTTLRQYAGNLKSWLLFAGLVDISANGLARADGRGSQMGRTSNNRATFGFFFGTSSPKSLEGVLRLIFENSRLDRARLDGKGFRKAISDLLTLGIIEMDGNHICLERDWTSFEELLSNCKKIVRAQSTIKLAAKVLVEAGGDRLVAGDLLRKHLGASWKDSSAKRNVSGLARYIQWSALEKFQSEQRGEPESVPLF is encoded by the coding sequence ATGTCCGACGTGCGCCATCTTATTTTTTCCGTTCCAGATGACTGGAGCAATGACGACAAAGGTGATTTCTATGAGGAGTTTATTGTCGAAATACTTAAGCCGATGCGCTTGTCATCGGAAAGGCGGCTGCGCGTAACAGGTATGGAGCTGGATATCCTCGCAAAGGGTGAGGATCAGCCAATAAATATTCTTGTGGAGTGCAAGGCGCACCGTGACGCAATTTCGGCTGACGTCATAACAAAGCTGATGGGGAACGTTCAGATCAGAAAGGCGGATCGTGGGTGGTTGTTCACCACTAGCGACCTCACTAAGGACGGTCGTGGATTATGGCAGGAAATTCAAAATGATCCCGAGCATGCCCGAAAATTTACCTGGTACTCTCCTTCTAAGACGATAGATGTTCTAATTTCCCAGCGATCTATCGTACATCCAGTCTCATTGGCGGGAGGGTTGGCGGGCTGGGACCTCGGTGATTGGAGTTTGATAGTCACGCCAGGCAAGCGTTCTTGGTTGGTTGAGCTTCTAGAGGACGGACTGCCAGCGAAATACTGTGTTTTTGACGCGAGAGCCGGTTCTCCACTTGGACTTAGAGAGAGTCAAGTGGTTGCAGAGGCTTCAGCTCGATTCTCAGCGCTACAGGTGATTCAGGCTGCGGATGTCCCCAATGCTAAGCAGCTGGCGCCTGTAGTTCGTGCGCCGGTCGCAAAGGTGATCTCCGGAGATACATGGGAGGATCCGCGTCCTGCAAGACCAATCGACTTTGTCGGACGAGATGATGTTATTAAGAGTATCTCTTCCTTCATTGGGCAGGTTAGACAAGGAGAAACTTCAACTCGTTCATTTGCTGTGCAAGCTCCTAGTGGTTGGGGGAAAAGCTCACTCACTTTGAAACTAGTTCAGAGCGCGGCATCCGGCGCAATTGAACGGTGTTCCGTAACGGCAATCGACTCTCGCTCAGCTAATACTGCGGCTTTCGTAGCAGAGGCGCTTCGTTTGACTCTTAAGGAGGCTTTGGGATCAGTCGCTGGTAAGAAAAATAGCCTGAAGATAAACAGCTTGAGAGAGCCCCTGGACTCTCAGGATGTGAAGACGGCTTTGGCTCAATTGAAGGCCGAGTCACGAGTTGCTGTACTACTGTTCGATCAATTCGAGGAGTTATTTGCCAAGGAGGCGTTGTTTGAAGTTTTCAACGCGGTGAGGGATCTGAGCTTAGACATTGATGCGGCTCAAGCCCCTTTGATTTTGGGGTTCGCTTGGAAAACGGACGTGTCCCTGCCTCAGCAACACCCTGCATATCACCTATGGCATCAGTTGGCTGATAGAAGACGGTCTTTCAAAGTTGGTGAATTTAAGCGCGGAGAGATAATTAGAGTGGTTTCAAAGGCCGAAAAGGCCATCGGAAAAACGCTGTCTAGAGTACTCCGATCACGGCTGGCGGAGCAGTGTCAGGGCCTGCCATGGCTTCTCAAAAAACTGCTTGTTCATGTTCTGCAGCGTGTGTCCACACCAGAATCCCAGTACCTACTTCTGGAACGTGAGTTAGATATTGAACAGCTCTTCAAGGAAGATCTCGAGCAACTACAAGAAGAGCATATTAGATGCTTAAGATTCGTTGCTGCAAAAGCTCCTATAACAGTTGCTGAGGTGGAAGAGAGTTTTTCTCGAGAGGCTACTAATTTATTAATTAACCAACATCTTCTTGTAAGAAGTGGTATGAATTATGTCATATATTGGGATATTTTTAGAGATTACTTGGTAGATGAGAAGGTGCCGCAGATTCCATGGACTCGAACTTTTCAAAGAACTCCTCCTGTTGCACTCAAGGCGGTCCGTGCTTTGAATGATTATGGGCCGCTCTCGGCCGGAGGTCTGGGGGTCCATCTAGAATTGAAGGAGGGGCCGACTTTCAATTTGCTGGGTGATCTAGTTGCGCTGCAATTAGTTGACGCAGATGGTTCTGGGAACTATCGAGTGGCCTCCCATCTGGGGGATATTTCTGCTGACACTCTTGCTTCTGTCGTAAGAAGGCAGCTTCAGCGGCATGTCGTCGCGAGAGCCATTGAACGAGCATGGGGCAAAGAGAAGGTCTTTCCCTATGACGAATGGCTGTCTTTTTTCGATAGGCAGCAGCCTAGAAGTGCCCCTTTATCACAAACTACATTGCGTCAGTACGCAGGTAATTTAAAGAGCTGGTTGTTATTTGCGGGCTTGGTTGACATAAGCGCGAATGGCTTAGCACGAGCCGATGGTCGCGGCTCTCAAATGGGGCGCACATCAAATAATCGCGCAACATTCGGATTCTTCTTCGGAACGTCATCCCCTAAGAGTTTGGAGGGGGTGCTGCGTCTTATTTTCGAAAATAGTCGGCTAGATCGGGCTCGACTCGATGGAAAAGGTTTTCGTAAGGCTATTTCTGATTTGTTGACGCTGGGTATTATTGAAATGGATGGCAATCATATCTGTCTAGAGCGAGATTGGACTTCTTTTGAAGAATTGTTGAGTAACTGCAAGAAAATTGTACGAGCTCAATCTACTATCAAGCTGGCTGCAAAGGTTCTTGTGGAGGCTGGGGGAGATAGGTTGGTAGCGGGAGATCTGCTTCGTAAGCATCTTGGGGCTAGTTGGAAAGACTCATCAGCTAAAAGAAACGTTAGTGGGCTTGCTCGATATATTCAGTGGTCAGCGCTCGAGAAGTTCCAGAGTGAGCAGCGCGGCGAGCCCGAGTCCGTTCCTTTGTTTTAA